A genomic stretch from Telmatocola sphagniphila includes:
- a CDS encoding RNA polymerase sigma factor, with protein sequence MDPDFLSYLIDRYGPALTLYARQWCNAADDVVQESFMKLVRQNPLPTQPIPWLYRVVRNASISQHRAEKRRQNHETKAAQRAGAWFLPADDPAGLDAVRATQSLGELPIEQREIIVAHLWGGLTFEQISDVVGGSAATVWRRYSAGLQQLRHILQVSQED encoded by the coding sequence ATGGATCCCGATTTTCTCAGCTACCTGATCGATCGTTACGGACCGGCCTTGACGCTGTACGCCCGACAGTGGTGCAATGCCGCGGATGATGTCGTGCAGGAATCTTTCATGAAGCTGGTTCGACAGAACCCGTTGCCGACGCAACCGATCCCCTGGCTTTATCGAGTGGTCCGAAACGCCTCGATCAGTCAGCATCGGGCGGAGAAGCGGCGTCAGAACCACGAAACCAAAGCGGCTCAACGGGCGGGAGCCTGGTTTTTACCCGCCGATGACCCTGCGGGTTTGGACGCCGTGCGAGCGACTCAGTCTCTCGGCGAGCTTCCAATTGAACAACGTGAAATCATAGTCGCTCACCTTTGGGGCGGCCTGACTTTCGAACAGATTTCCGACGTGGTCGGTGGTTCCGCGGCTACAGTCTGGCGCCGTTATTCGGCCGGCCTGCAACAACTGCGACACATACTGCAAGTGTCCCAGGAAGATTGA
- a CDS encoding YXWGXW repeat-containing protein, whose translation MCSLRSLLLILASAILFGAVSSAYAQEVQIPNIEVLAKGPVHEGFASSSEQAPVPGTVVTKAPPEQIDEIPPDQKPAGDTVVWIPGYWAWDEERADYLWVSGFWRVPPPNRTWVPGSWRKTDKGYQWVAGFWNPIQQQQSEIQYYAPPPAPLDIGPNVPAPNETSTYVNGAWVWKGHWAWRTGYWIEYRPGYIWVPAHYRWTPCGYIFIDGYWDYALADRGMLFAPVYFRTAIYTRPSYYYTPTVWIRDDHMMRALFVRRGTGSYYFGDYFGSGYADRGFTAWISSGNVAVGFAYARGFYDPMFSYYRVTNRTDPAWNRGLVDLYVSRHNNPALRPPSTLIQQNTLVNNFNKSNSVLGGQQIQSVTMLSSIRDSHSTSSLKLQPISESARQDQVRIARQIQDMGRSRAVSETHLISSPSRNADGIQKVALTVPRQLAQRTNVMKLEMPTQIQHKAELIGNPKKGDSIPNSSNSTTIPKSNSPALLPKLPTAGGSLPTLPQTPGSPNVPSGVGPAITPKNPSSAPGGTLPNSKGGSDTKGGDKKSGEKRDRDKP comes from the coding sequence ATGTGCTCCTTGAGATCACTTCTTCTGATTCTCGCTTCAGCTATCCTTTTCGGAGCGGTTTCGAGTGCGTACGCGCAGGAAGTCCAGATTCCCAATATAGAAGTTCTGGCGAAAGGCCCGGTTCACGAAGGTTTCGCCAGTTCCTCGGAGCAGGCTCCCGTTCCCGGCACTGTTGTCACTAAAGCTCCTCCCGAACAGATCGACGAAATTCCGCCCGACCAGAAACCCGCCGGGGATACCGTAGTTTGGATTCCCGGCTACTGGGCCTGGGATGAAGAACGAGCGGATTATCTTTGGGTAAGCGGGTTCTGGCGTGTGCCGCCACCCAATCGCACCTGGGTTCCCGGAAGCTGGCGAAAGACGGATAAGGGCTACCAATGGGTTGCCGGTTTCTGGAATCCCATTCAGCAGCAGCAATCGGAAATCCAGTACTACGCGCCGCCGCCCGCCCCTCTGGATATCGGCCCCAACGTCCCTGCCCCCAACGAGACTTCGACCTACGTCAACGGCGCCTGGGTATGGAAAGGGCACTGGGCCTGGCGAACCGGGTACTGGATCGAATATCGCCCCGGTTATATCTGGGTTCCCGCCCATTATCGCTGGACACCTTGCGGTTACATCTTCATCGACGGCTACTGGGATTATGCCTTGGCCGATCGCGGAATGCTATTCGCTCCGGTCTACTTCCGGACGGCGATCTACACCCGGCCTTCCTATTACTACACGCCGACGGTCTGGATTCGCGATGATCACATGATGCGGGCTCTGTTTGTCCGACGCGGAACCGGTTCCTACTACTTCGGGGACTACTTCGGTTCGGGCTATGCGGATCGAGGTTTCACGGCTTGGATCAGCTCCGGAAACGTGGCAGTGGGCTTCGCCTACGCACGCGGCTTCTACGATCCGATGTTTTCTTATTATCGGGTAACCAACCGCACCGATCCGGCCTGGAATCGCGGCTTGGTCGATCTCTACGTCTCGCGGCACAACAATCCGGCGCTGCGTCCTCCGAGTACGCTGATTCAACAGAACACGCTGGTCAACAATTTCAACAAATCGAACTCGGTGCTCGGCGGACAACAGATCCAGAGTGTCACCATGCTTTCGAGCATTCGGGATTCGCATTCCACCTCGAGTCTGAAGTTGCAACCGATTTCAGAATCGGCTCGGCAGGACCAGGTTCGAATTGCCCGACAGATCCAGGATATGGGAAGAAGTCGCGCGGTATCGGAAACGCATTTGATTTCTTCGCCAAGTCGAAATGCGGACGGCATCCAAAAAGTCGCCCTGACCGTTCCTCGACAACTGGCGCAGCGAACCAACGTCATGAAGTTGGAGATGCCGACACAGATTCAGCACAAGGCGGAATTGATTGGCAACCCAAAGAAGGGGGATAGTATCCCGAATTCTTCGAATTCGACGACGATTCCAAAATCGAATTCACCCGCCTTGCTTCCGAAGTTGCCAACCGCGGGAGGAAGCCTCCCAACACTCCCCCAGACACCCGGCAGTCCGAATGTGCCGAGTGGCGTCGGACCTGCGATAACTCCGAAAAATCCCTCTTCCGCACCCGGCGGAACTCTGCCCAATTCCAAAGGGGGATCGGATACAAAAGGCGGCGATAAAAAATCCGGGGAGAAACGGGAT